The Rhodamnia argentea isolate NSW1041297 chromosome 7, ASM2092103v1, whole genome shotgun sequence genome contains the following window.
AACGCGGATGTGTGGTGCATTCACACCGATAGAAACGCAATTATCTTGTTTACtttgttttgtaattttaacttacaattaaaaaaacataaaaataaaaaataaaacaaatatgaAGTGAAGCCAGATCAACAAGTGATCTGGTTTCAGCAAACTATTTATCATAAATAATTGACTGTCCCACCATCTGACTTGGTGGGACGGTTAGCTTAGCTTTTTCTAATGACAATGTTGAGACCCGCCCAAAAAACCCAATACCATGTCCCCGGAGACTGCtaagagaaaattcaagtttgAACACACATTTAAAAATATAAGTTTATAAGTCATGggctaattaaaattttgactgCTTCCCGTTGCATCACATACCGACGTAGAAAGACAAGAACGTTCCATCTTCTATCCACAACATTTCTCCATTTGGAGTTGATCTTGAAACTCGAAGAAGTGACCATTTGCATCCTTCCGTTGAATTCATCTAACTTCGTGCTCAGGATGTCCGGCGAGTCGAACACGAAGGTCAGCTTTGGGCGGTCGTCGTCACCCCAAATCCCGAACCTCACGTTCAGAGAAGCACAAGAGATTGGCTGTCGTGCTTTGATAGATCTAGATGAGCTTGGGCTTGTGAGGAAATGTGCTGGGTCTATAATGTGATAATGAGTACTGACAACCAAAACGTGCTGAAATAGTTGAAATTCGGTGGACAGGATCCAACTTTCCCTACCGGTCCAGGCATTTTACTCCAGAACAAGTCCAAAGGGATTTTGGGCATTCCTTCCTGTGAATAAGGAATTGCGAAGAGCAAGAAATTTAACATGAGCACATCCTATCCGTTTAATCTCGTATCATTAATGGTAAGAAATTTGACCGTTTAAAGTAAAATTTCAACTTGATTCTTTCTAGGTTAGAAGTGCTCTAACTTCGAACCTATCCGAGCCCAATTCACCCTTGAGTATACTATTATCAACCTCGAAAAGTGACTCGTAGTAGAGCCCGAAGCAACCAGGATTCAATAGAAAAGAGATCATCATTCTACCTTTGCGTCGTTCTTTTATTATAACCAAACATACGATGGAAAATGGGAAGACCATTTTATAGTCCACTTTGTTTCATTCTTGTCTGCTGTCATAGAAAGTAATTCCTGGAAATAATAACAAGAGTCAAGTATAGAGGGAAACATCTcaacaaataaattttttgcaagGTCTTAACAATGTTGTCAGCAGCTTCACTTGTATGAATATGACAGAAGTACCTAACACACCCTCATTGCATCACACTTCATCAACATCTTTCCAGAGCAACAATAGGAGACATATGCTTAGGCCGTCGGGGATTTCCGACATCAGTTGGCGGTGAACTGATAATCCTTTTCTGGGCACACGACACTGTATAAGTGAGTAGCCTTTGCTTCCAGGACTAGGGATGGATGATCAAGTTATGAACCACCAATCTAATGCCGGCGGACCCTCGATAGTCGTAGGTTTCCAAGAAGAAGCAGGCATCCAACTTGGTGCTTGAAGGGAGGAGCGTCTCGAGCTTGCTCTCTTCGAAGACGAGCCTTCTTGTTTCCCCAGAATCTGTCCTCTTGCACACTATCGTTTGCTTGTCTGCTGCATTTGCAATGCTGCTCAATCACaatggagaaaaataaaatttggaatgACCCGTTTCTAAAGCTAAACGGAGGTTGTTTCGGTTTTAAAGATTTCCATATATAATCGGTAGTATTTCCACTCAAATCTCACTCGGTGCCAGAGTGGAAACTCCTCTGTTCGAATCTTATCGCACCGATCATCTCTTCTTCAATGCTGTGATTTTAAGAAAAACTCCGACTTTTGACTAAACCAACTAATTTCTTTGTAGAAACTCGAACTCGGTTTTAAAAACTTACCTCAACCTGACAGCGGGGGGGTTCCATGCTCTGACCACAACGTTTctccactcggagttgatcctgGATCTCTGAAACAACCTCTGCAGCATCCAATCGCATTCGTCTAGCATGATGCTCAGGTTGTCCAGCGCGTAGACCACGAAGCTCACCTTCGGGCGGCCGTTGTCATCCCAGGACCTTGGCCCCAACTTCACATTCAAAGCAGCACAAGAGATTGGCAAATACACATCTCGTACTTGGTCAAAGGAATCGCAAGAGTCATAATCAGCTCTGAGCGAA
Protein-coding sequences here:
- the LOC125315832 gene encoding protein NEN1-like, which encodes MKLLHFSGYVQTESSLKLLRAQYGNTDSKQSSRFLEPEEYTIPSLRADYDSCDSFDQVRDVYLPISCAALNVKLGPRSWDDNGRPKVSFVVYALDNLSIMLDECDWMLQRLFQRSRINSEWRNVVVRAWNPPAVRLSIANAADKQTIVCKRTDSGETRRLVFEESKLETLLPSSTKLDACFFLETYDYRGSAGIRLVVHNLIIHP